One window from the genome of Entelurus aequoreus isolate RoL-2023_Sb linkage group LG04, RoL_Eaeq_v1.1, whole genome shotgun sequence encodes:
- the LOC133647944 gene encoding CDGSH iron-sulfur domain-containing protein 1-like, translated as MVTSSVPAIPQLAASSGMKLSKEHFIVAVPVAVVAAVGGFLVSRYLSGRSCKKGMVNTCINKDSPKVVHSFDMEDIGTKAVYCRCWKSKKFPFCDGAHSKHNEETGDNVGPLIIKKKDV; from the exons ATGGTGACCTCAAGTGTACCCGCCATACCACAGTTGGCAGCCAGCTCTGGAATGAAGCTGTCAAAAG AACATTTCATCGTTGCAGTGCCTGTTGCTGTGGTCGCTGCCGTAGGGGGCTTCCTGGTCAGTCGCTACCTGAGTGGGCGCAGCTGCAAAAAGGGCATGGTGAACACATGCATCAACAAAGATAGTCCCAAAGTGGTGCACAGCTTCGACATGGAGGACATTGGCACCAAGGCTGTGTACTGCCGCTGCTGGAAGTCAAAGAAG TTCCCGTTCTGCGACGGGGCCCACAGCAAACACAATGAGGAAACCGGGGACAACGTGGGACCCCTTATCATTAAGAAGAAGGACGTCTGA